Proteins from a genomic interval of Pseudodesulfovibrio nedwellii:
- a CDS encoding MFS transporter, translated as MISEKERTAALWAITVTQFSLVFMLSSVAVAIPSLGKEFGATAAQLGLVESGYIAAVAMLLFPVTRLADMTGRGFIFATGMALFTTVSLILPLSGSIEHFIILRVFQGCGGAMMVTTGLAILADLFTGPRRSMALGIASTGVYVGLSAGPWLGGIIATTMGWRAIFYIGAVPCAVCLALTLCVLPVKPEHKKCPPFDWGGAILIAIGMVMLSQGGSHFHLLTGKAMLAGGVVSLAAFALWEKRAKAPLLDMTLFSTNQSFALGNTVQFISYAATFGITFLISLYLQIAQGMTPSEAGMILMAQPLMQTLFSPISGKLCQRWAAHHIATVGMLFATAGLAGAIFIGDNGSLWLIISVLGLCGTGSAIFATANTAVIMGAVEKENYGIASAMVAGMRTTGMTISLVFISAVLATIVGPTTLHTGNANAFVEAMNISFITLTAFSALGVFLSARAKLKRTK; from the coding sequence ATGATTTCGGAAAAAGAACGCACTGCGGCCCTTTGGGCCATCACAGTCACCCAGTTTTCACTGGTATTTATGCTCTCATCCGTTGCCGTGGCAATTCCGTCACTGGGCAAGGAATTCGGTGCAACAGCCGCACAACTCGGCCTTGTTGAATCAGGCTACATAGCAGCTGTTGCCATGCTCCTTTTCCCTGTTACTCGATTGGCTGATATGACAGGACGAGGATTTATCTTTGCAACCGGCATGGCCTTGTTCACAACAGTCAGCCTGATTCTACCCTTGTCAGGCTCCATCGAACATTTCATCATACTCCGTGTGTTCCAGGGGTGTGGCGGCGCAATGATGGTCACCACCGGGTTGGCCATTCTCGCGGACCTCTTTACGGGACCACGCAGATCCATGGCACTGGGAATTGCGTCGACTGGAGTTTACGTAGGACTATCCGCAGGGCCATGGCTCGGCGGCATCATTGCCACCACCATGGGATGGCGGGCCATCTTCTATATAGGAGCAGTGCCATGCGCTGTCTGCCTTGCGCTGACACTCTGTGTTCTTCCGGTCAAACCGGAACACAAGAAATGCCCGCCTTTTGACTGGGGTGGTGCCATCCTCATTGCCATAGGCATGGTCATGCTCTCGCAAGGCGGTTCCCACTTTCATTTGCTCACAGGCAAGGCAATGCTCGCTGGCGGAGTGGTCTCACTCGCTGCATTTGCCCTCTGGGAAAAACGCGCAAAAGCCCCGCTACTGGACATGACCTTATTCAGCACGAACCAGTCCTTTGCACTGGGCAACACTGTGCAGTTCATCAGCTATGCTGCAACATTTGGCATCACTTTTCTGATTTCTCTCTATCTTCAGATCGCGCAAGGCATGACACCCAGCGAAGCCGGAATGATACTCATGGCTCAGCCGCTCATGCAGACACTTTTTTCACCGATCAGCGGCAAACTTTGCCAGCGATGGGCTGCACACCATATTGCAACCGTCGGCATGCTCTTTGCCACGGCCGGACTGGCTGGTGCCATTTTCATCGGTGATAATGGATCATTGTGGCTCATCATTTCAGTACTGGGGCTATGCGGTACGGGTAGTGCCATATTCGCAACGGCCAACACGGCTGTCATTATGGGAGCCGTGGAAAAGGAAAACTACGGTATTGCTTCCGCCATGGTGGCGGGGATGCGAACAACCGGCATGACCATCAGCCTTGTTTTCATCAGCGCAGTTCTAGCAACCATAGTCGGTCCGACGACCCTACATACCGGCAATGCAAACGCCTTTGTTGAAGCCATGAACATTTCATTCATAACCCTGACAGCATTCAGCGCTCTGGGAGTCTTCCTCTCCGCCCGAGCTAAACTCAAGCGCACAAAATAA
- a CDS encoding MarR family winged helix-turn-helix transcriptional regulator gives MTTVENEGQTQDQLSASIRVCPAATARMLKNMEASNLVWREENPKNRRQKFVYPTNKAKQLYATLIPLLDRHNQVMLKGFSKDEKALAKSMLDRIYANVQNEFKEVKK, from the coding sequence ATGACCACTGTAGAAAATGAAGGCCAAACACAAGACCAGCTTTCGGCAAGCATACGAGTTTGCCCTGCGGCCACAGCCAGAATGTTGAAAAACATGGAGGCTTCCAATCTTGTATGGCGAGAAGAAAACCCGAAGAATCGCCGTCAAAAATTTGTGTATCCCACGAATAAAGCCAAACAACTGTACGCCACACTCATCCCTCTGCTCGACCGACATAATCAGGTCATGCTCAAAGGATTCTCCAAAGACGAAAAAGCGCTCGCAAAATCCATGCTCGATCGCATCTACGCAAATGTCCAAAATGAATTCAAGGAAGTGAAAAAATAA
- a CDS encoding substrate-binding periplasmic protein, producing MPNSPIRGQYAASDIYLTIFFLIISTPATAGQPRRISLATLELSPYVICNTNQNPSGSCIHIIQCTLRKMGIELSLHVVPWARAQSMALHGEVDGFFPASRTSERDVFATQSAPFNDHKLFWYVRKDYPHDPTAPTFPTEAKCACFRGTNAERWMENNGYTISYKAKDYPNLINVLLENRIDAILANNGSMDEIVRKQHAEDKILRIHLMDAPLGVYFTKDFLKKHQDFLEDFNQYTEECRIF from the coding sequence GTGCCAAACTCCCCCATAAGAGGGCAATATGCAGCATCGGATATTTATCTTACTATTTTTTTTTTAATCATTTCCACGCCAGCAACCGCAGGACAACCTCGTCGTATCTCACTGGCTACACTTGAACTTTCTCCGTATGTTATTTGCAACACAAATCAAAATCCCAGTGGAAGCTGCATTCACATCATACAATGCACTCTGAGAAAAATGGGAATTGAACTCTCCCTGCATGTTGTTCCATGGGCCAGAGCACAATCTATGGCACTCCATGGTGAAGTTGATGGTTTTTTCCCCGCATCCAGAACGTCAGAACGCGATGTATTTGCTACCCAATCAGCCCCCTTCAACGACCACAAACTTTTCTGGTATGTCAGAAAAGATTATCCTCACGATCCGACTGCCCCAACATTTCCAACAGAAGCAAAATGTGCGTGTTTTCGGGGGACCAATGCCGAACGCTGGATGGAAAACAACGGATACACCATTTCGTACAAAGCCAAGGATTATCCCAACCTGATCAATGTCCTCCTTGAAAATCGAATTGATGCAATTCTTGCTAATAATGGGTCCATGGATGAAATTGTCAGAAAACAACATGCTGAAGACAAGATACTACGAATACACCTCATGGATGCACCTCTTGGAGTCTATTTCACCAAGGATTTCTTAAAAAAACATCAAGATTTCCTCGAAGACTTCAATCAATATACTGAAGAATGTCGCATTTTTTAG
- the metK gene encoding methionine adenosyltransferase gives MQIEGKYLFTSESVTEGHPDKVADQISDAILDAIIGQDAMARVACETLVTTGMAFIAGEISTTAYADFPEIVRNTIKDIGYNSADNMGFDWQTCAVISSVDKQSPDIAQGVDRQKPEEQGAGDQGMMFGYATNETPTLMPTPIYYAHQLSKRLTDVRKQGIIDYLRPDGKTQVCVEFDNGKPVRIDNVVVSSQHAEGIELADLQAAIHKEVIMKTLPEELIDENLKTYINPTGRFVIGGPVGDCGLTGRKIINDTYGGAGGHGGGAFSGKDPSKVDRSGAYMARYVAKNVVASGLAAQCEVQIAYAIGVANPVSVVVSSRGTGQVSDEQLTKAVTEVFDMRPYYILERLNLRRPIFQKSTNYGHFGRELPEFTWEQTDAVDDLRTAAKI, from the coding sequence ATGCAAATTGAAGGCAAGTACCTGTTCACTTCCGAATCCGTGACCGAAGGCCATCCCGATAAAGTGGCTGACCAGATTTCCGACGCCATTCTTGACGCCATCATCGGCCAGGATGCCATGGCACGCGTAGCCTGTGAAACGCTGGTCACGACCGGCATGGCCTTCATTGCTGGTGAGATTTCCACCACTGCTTACGCCGATTTCCCAGAGATCGTCCGTAACACCATCAAAGATATCGGATACAACTCTGCCGACAACATGGGTTTTGACTGGCAGACCTGCGCTGTCATTTCTTCCGTGGACAAACAGTCCCCGGACATCGCACAGGGTGTTGATCGCCAGAAGCCCGAAGAACAGGGCGCGGGCGACCAGGGCATGATGTTTGGTTATGCCACCAACGAGACCCCGACCCTGATGCCCACTCCCATCTACTACGCTCACCAGCTGTCCAAACGGCTGACCGACGTACGCAAGCAGGGTATCATCGATTATCTGCGTCCTGACGGAAAGACTCAGGTCTGCGTCGAATTCGACAACGGCAAGCCCGTACGTATCGACAACGTGGTCGTTTCTTCCCAGCATGCCGAAGGCATCGAACTGGCTGACCTTCAGGCTGCCATTCATAAAGAAGTCATCATGAAAACCCTGCCTGAAGAATTGATCGACGAAAATCTCAAAACATACATCAACCCCACCGGACGCTTCGTTATCGGCGGACCGGTTGGCGACTGCGGTCTGACTGGTCGTAAAATCATCAACGACACCTATGGTGGAGCTGGTGGTCACGGCGGTGGCGCATTCTCCGGCAAGGACCCGTCCAAAGTTGACCGTTCCGGCGCATACATGGCCCGTTACGTTGCCAAAAATGTTGTTGCATCAGGTCTCGCCGCCCAGTGCGAAGTCCAGATTGCATACGCCATCGGCGTCGCGAACCCGGTTTCCGTGGTTGTTTCCTCTCGCGGCACCGGCCAGGTCTCTGACGAACAATTGACCAAAGCTGTCACCGAAGTCTTTGACATGCGCCCCTACTACATTCTGGAACGCTTGAACCTTCGTCGTCCGATCTTCCAGAAGTCGACCAACTACGGTCACTTCGGTCGCGAACTCCCCGAGTTCACTTGGGAACAGACTGATGCCGTAGACGATCTGCGCACTGCAGCCAAGATTTAG
- the panD gene encoding aspartate 1-decarboxylase, giving the protein MAQRCFLSAKIHGVAITCANLEYRGSLSIDPILMKTVGILPYEQIDVYNLDNGERLTTYAIPGGPGEICLNGAAAHKGKVGQRVIIATYMWLDENEAKTRKPRVIVADENNGIDEILECDLNPDF; this is encoded by the coding sequence TTGGCTCAACGATGCTTTTTGAGCGCCAAGATTCACGGCGTCGCAATTACTTGCGCAAATCTGGAATACAGAGGCAGCCTGTCCATCGATCCCATCCTGATGAAGACGGTCGGTATCCTTCCTTATGAACAGATCGACGTTTACAATCTGGACAACGGCGAAAGGCTGACCACGTATGCCATTCCCGGTGGCCCCGGCGAGATATGTCTCAACGGAGCAGCCGCCCACAAAGGGAAAGTCGGCCAACGTGTCATCATCGCCACCTACATGTGGCTGGATGAGAATGAAGCCAAAACCCGCAAACCGCGTGTTATCGTAGCTGATGAAAACAATGGCATCGACGAAATCCTTGAGTGCGATCTCAACCCAGATTTCTAG
- the panC gene encoding pantoate--beta-alanine ligase, with product MKILTDPIELQSQCMAWRNQGLTVGLVPTMGYFHNGHTSLIDMARAQCDKLVVTLFVNPTQFGENEDLGNYPHDFDGDCTKAETHGADLLFAPAPDAMYAPDHATWVTVPTLGKHLCGASRPIHFQGVCTVVTKLFNLVQPTKAVFGQKDWQQLAILKRMVRDLNMPIEIIGHPIVREADGLALSSRNAYMTDEERAAAPAIRQDLLKLADKVKNGERDSAAAKQWLEKEYSSTLPMGIVDYIELVTPDSIEPVSTISSSVLAAVAIHVGKARLLDNILIEV from the coding sequence ATGAAAATACTCACTGATCCTATAGAACTACAGAGCCAATGCATGGCATGGCGCAACCAAGGCCTGACCGTTGGCTTGGTGCCGACCATGGGCTATTTCCATAACGGCCACACGTCGCTCATAGACATGGCCCGCGCTCAGTGCGACAAACTCGTTGTCACTCTGTTCGTCAATCCGACCCAGTTCGGCGAGAACGAAGACCTTGGCAATTACCCCCACGATTTTGACGGGGATTGCACCAAGGCCGAAACGCACGGCGCTGATCTGCTTTTCGCACCAGCCCCGGATGCCATGTACGCACCAGACCATGCCACATGGGTGACCGTGCCGACGCTCGGCAAGCACCTGTGCGGAGCGTCCCGCCCCATTCATTTTCAAGGTGTGTGTACGGTCGTGACCAAGTTGTTTAACCTTGTCCAGCCAACCAAAGCGGTGTTTGGACAAAAGGACTGGCAACAACTCGCCATTCTCAAACGTATGGTCCGCGACCTGAATATGCCGATAGAAATCATCGGTCATCCTATTGTCCGCGAAGCCGATGGCTTGGCCCTCAGTTCACGCAATGCCTATATGACAGATGAAGAACGGGCAGCAGCCCCAGCCATCCGCCAAGACCTGCTCAAGCTGGCCGATAAAGTTAAAAATGGTGAGCGCGATTCCGCTGCTGCCAAACAATGGCTTGAAAAAGAATATTCATCCACCCTGCCCATGGGCATTGTGGATTATATAGAATTGGTTACTCCGGATTCAATTGAACCGGTCTCGACTATTTCATCGTCGGTACTCGCTGCTGTGGCAATCCACGTCGGCAAAGCCCGGCTCTTAGACAACATTTTGATAGAGGTATAA